A window of Meleagris gallopavo isolate NT-WF06-2002-E0010 breed Aviagen turkey brand Nicholas breeding stock chromosome 11, Turkey_5.1, whole genome shotgun sequence genomic DNA:
agcactgtgatGTGAGCAAAGCATAGGGAGAGGCATGGGGAGTTCTTTGGGGCCATTTTTCCAGTTCGTTGTCCCAGTGCTGAGGCTGGGGGATGGATCCATTCCTCCTCTGCCCCCCTGGGCATCCTCAGCCCTGTGTACCTTCACAGGCCAACAAGACCCCATTGCGGGCACTCGACCCCATCCGTCTCAGCGGCATGAACTGCAGCCCTGACTTCACCCCTTCATTTGCCAACCTTGGGCGGCCCGTCATGGGCAACCGGGGCCTGGTGAGTATCTGCCTGCTCCTCCTTTTGTCATACTGTACCCCCCTGCCTCTCTGTGATGATCAAGCCTTTGAGCCACTGTGTCTGGGCCACTGATGTCAGTGATGGAACTGAGGATCTGAACAGGCAGATGGGGATGTCACAGGAGCTTGCTGGCCTGGCTTGTCCACCAAGAGGGCTGGAACAAAGAGTTGAATTCCTTCTTCCTGTGTCAGCCCTCAGGGTTGGGTCCTCGCCGCTCGCAGCAGACTCAGAGGAAGGAGCCCCGCAAAATTATTGCTACTGTGTCCCTCAATGAGGATGTCAAGCTGAACAAGGCTGAGAAGGCCTGGAAGCCCAGCAGCAAGCGTGCCTCTGAGGAGGAGGATCCTGAGAACATCAAGACGCAGGTAGGAGTCGGGGGCAGGCGGGCGATGCACCTGGTGCCCACTGAGGAGGACAGGGAGATGTACCTGACTCTTGCTGACCCCATTGGCCTTACAGGAACTGCTTCGCCGAGTCCGCAGCATCCTCAACAAGCTAACGCCCCAGATGTTCCAGCAACTGATGAAGCAGGTGATGGAGTTGTCCATCGACACGGAGGAGAGACTCAAGGGTGTCATTGACCTTGTCTTCGAGAAAGCCATCTCGGAGCCGAACTTCTCTGTTGCCTACGCTAACATGTGCCGTTGCCTTATGGGGGTGAGCAGGGACTGGGGGCCTGGGATTTGTTTAGGGCTTTTGGTCAAGCTCTGTAGGGTGCCAATGCCTCTGCATGGGGTGGGCAGTTTACCTCTAATATGAGGAAAGATGGAGGGGGGGGCAGTGTGGCTGGCAGGCTGAGCAAAGAATTGTGGCACAGCGTCACAGAGATAAAATggtttttctctgctttaagCAGTAACCAGGTGTTGGGGCTTTTGTGGGAGGCACAACTCACACTACTCTGGGCTGTacctctccctgcagctcaAAGTGCCCACGACAGACAAGCCCACAGTGACTGTGAACTTCCGCAAGCTGCTGCTCAACCGCTGCCAGAAGGAGTTTGAGAAGGACAAGGATGACGACGAGATCTTTGAGAAGCGGCAGAAAGAAATGGATGATGCCAGTGCTGTGAGTTGGGCTGGAAGCTGCAACTGAGGGCTGGCACCATGCCTTCAGGTGGCTCAGAGCTCTGACCTGACCTGCCCTGGTGTGACCCTTGCAGCCTGAAGAGAAGGCACGCATGAAGGATGAGCTGGAGGAGGCGCGGGACAAGGCCCGACGACGATCCCTGGGTAACATCAAGTTCATTGGAGAGCTCTTCAAACTGAAGATGCTGACAGAGGCCATCATGCATGACTGCGTGGTGAAGCTGCTCAAAAACCATGACGAGGAGTCTCTTGAGTGCCTTTGCCGCCTGCTTACAACCATTGGCAAGGACTTGGACTTTGAGAAGGCCAAGGTACTCCTTGCCCTGCCCCATCTTGCTCTGCCCTGCTTTTAGGAAGAGTATGACTACGATTCTGTGCCCCTACAGCCCAGAATGGACCAGTACTTCAACCAGATGGAGAAAATCATCAAGGAGAAGAAGACATCATCCCGAATCCGTTTCATGCTGCAGGATGTGATTGATCTCAGGCGGGTAAGGCCTGTCCCCTGCTTTGTTTCATGGAGCTGCTGGTATGTTCCTCTGAGTGCCAGCAGTGCATGTATTCTTGAGAGCAGAGACATGAGTATGTAAGCTGTGGCCAGCCCCAGAGACACCATGCTAGCTCCCAGCCCTTGGTTAGCATGGCAGCAGTAGTGGGCACACAGTAACTGGCGGCTATTTAATGCAGGGAGCTCCCGAAACGGAGCCCTTTTGTGCCAAAAGCTGCCACAGCATGCAGGGAGCTGTGGTGGCTGAGGTGGGTGGGCTTTGGGGACTGGACAGATAGGAAGGGGGAATGTCTCTGCCTCTGTCCTCCAGCTGTCTGAGTtccccctgccctgctcctctgccctctGCAGAATAGCTGGGTGCCACGGCGAGGAGATCAGGGACCCAAAACCATCGACCAGATCCACAAAGAGGCAGAGATGGAGGAGCATCGGGAACACATCaaagtgcagcagctcatgtCAAAAGACAAAAGGAGAGGACCTCCTGGACCATCTATCAGCGGTGAGTGACTTAGGGCCACCAGAGGCAGGTTGCTCTTTCTGTTCACTGCTTGAGGTAAGGCTGTGCCTGATCTCTGTCCCCTTGTACGCAGGTGGACGCAGTAGCCTAGTTGCAGATGATGGCTGGAACACTGTGCCCATCAGCAAGGGCAATCGGCCTATCGACACCACCCGGCTAACGAAAATCACCAAGGTGAGGCTGGGGGGAACGTTGTTGGGCTGCCTGGCCCCACAGTCTTGGTGCAGGGCCCGGAGCTGACTGTTCTCTGCCTTCAGCCTGGATTGATCGACTCCAACAACCAGCTCTTTGCGCCAGGCGGGCGGCTGAGCTGGGGCAAAGGCAGTAGCGGAGGGTCTGGCGCAAAGCCCGCAGATTCAGGTAGGCGGTGTGGGGCCAGCTCAGTGGTGCCATTGAGTGGGAATGGGAACCCTTTCTCCCAGTGGTTCCTGTACCAGGGATATGCCGAACTCTGAGGCTCCCCTCTTTTCACGCCCAGCATCTGATTCAGGGCGACCAGCCACAAGCACCTTGAACCGCTTCTCAGCACTCCAGCAGTCCACCCCTGCCGAGAGCCCGGAGTCCCGTCGCGTGGTGCAGAGGTGAGTGTGCTGCTCTGGTGGGCTGGGAAAAATTTCCCAGATTGGGTAGTGGTCAGTTGGTGTGTGGGTAAATGGAGTCTTATGGCTAGACTGGAGTCATTCTCTGTggcaggatggggctgtgggcatggACTTGGTATGGGGTCACTGCATTCTTGCAGGAAAGGCAGGCCCCGTACTGAGCTGCACAAGCCCAGGTGCCACCAGAAATGAGAAGGCAGATCTTTCTGCTGTAGCTTGGCACTCGGAGGATCACATCTGGGTGCTATGTGCAGCCTTGGGCTACCAGGAGTAGACATTCAGGGATGGGCTGGAGGTATTCTTACAAAGACCACTGGAGATAATTGGAGCTGAAGTGAGAGATCCCAGAGACTTGGATTTGTTCAgtcaggagaaggaaaagcctACTGCAGCAAGGGAAGGTGTGGGGAGGATGGAGCCAGACTGCCCTCAGCATTGCTGAAGGTCAGAGCGAAGGATGGCAATGGACCTGTGTTGCAACAGGGAATCTCTTCCCATGAGGGTGGTCAAATAGTAGAGGAGGAACTGGAGAGGGCCGGGAGTTGGAGTGGGATAGTGTTGCCTTGTTTGCCTTGCATAACTGCAAAACTTCCACCCAGGAGCAGCTCTAGCCGCGACAGGTCAGAAAAGGCTGGGGACAGAGGGGACCGGGAGTCAcgttcagagaagagcagcgACCGTCTGGAGCGTCCTGATCGGGGAGAGCGGGGAGAGAGGAACAGGTCTGCTGTCACCAAGAGGAGCTTCAGCAAAGAGACAGAGGACAGGAGCAGAGAACGGGAAAAGCAGAGTGGCCCTGAGGCTGTGCGCAAGACTGCTAGCATGTCAGAGGAGCGGGACAGGAGCCGAGAGACGAGTGAGTTGGGGAGGAGAGGTGTCCTTGGAATCGAGCTGCGGGATGAGGCTCTGCCGGTCCCAAGCGGTGCCTGATCCTTTTGCTCTCCTCAGTTAAACAAGAGCCAGCACCTCTTGCGGCATCGCCCAAGCCCATGCTGTcagaggaggagctggagaagaAATCTAAGGCGATCATAGAGGAATATCTGCACATCAATGATATGAAGGTGAGAAGAGGAGGTGGCCAGGCACCAACAGGATGTCATCCGCTTctccaggcagcactgctgttggACAGGTTGCTGGCAGTGCCAGGACGAGGAGCGGGGAGCAGGGGCTGGCTGTGGGGCAGCGCTGACCCCTCTGTCCCCACAGGAAGCCCTGCAGTGTGTGCAGGAGCTGGGCAGCCCCTCCTTGCTCTATGTCTTCGTGCGGAATGGCATTGAGTCCACGCTTGAGCGGAGCACGATCTCCCGCGAGCACATGGGGGTCCTGCTGTGCCACCTGGTGAAGGCTGGCACGCTCTCCAAGGAGCAGTACTATAAAGGGTGAGAGACTGAGGCAGCTTGTTCCCAAAGTGCTGTTTGACCCGCCTTTGAATTCAACCCTCCTGAAGTCTCTCCCAGCTGAGGGTGCTGGGACTACTGGATCTCAATGCCCCCCTCTCTGCCTTCCAGGCTGCGGGAAATCCTGGAGATTGCAGAAGACATGGAGATCGATATCCCACATATCTGGCTGTATCTCGCCGAGCTCATAACACCTATCCTGCAAGAGGAAGGTATCCCCATGGAGGAGCTGTTCAGGTGAGGGCTGTGCCCCTTTGGAGGGCTGCTATGGGATCCTAGTGGGGGCATGCATAACAACCATTTTGCTTATGCTCTACAGGGAGATAACAAAGCCCCTGCTGCCCCTTGGGAAGGCCACCACACTGCTGGTCGAGGTGCTGGGCTTATTGTGCAAGGGCATGGTAAGTGCACGCTGCTCACATAGTTGCCAGCTTATGTGTTGAGGCTGGCACACAGAAGGGATCAAAACCCTTTTGGACATGGAGAGAATGGCGGTGGACAATGCCCCTTGCTGTATCTGGGAACTggggcagctggctgcagaaTGGGGAGCAGTGGCATTGAGGGCTGACTTGAGGTTTTCTTGCAGAGCCAGAAGACCGCAGGCAAGCTGTGGCGGGATGGGGgcctgagctggaaggaattCCTGCCTGAGGACCAGGATGTCAACAAATTCGTCACAGAGCAGGTGAGAGCTGGACTGTGGCCCCCAGATGAGTGGCCTTCCCCTGTATTGCACCTAACAGCTTGTCTTTCTTGGATCCCCCAGAAATTGGAGTACACAATGGGGGACAGCTCAGATACGCCAAGCTGCAAGGAGCTGACCTCAGAGGAGCTGTGCAAGCAAATGGACAAACTGCTGAAGGAGAACTCGAACAACCAAAGAATATATGACTGGATTGAGGTGGGAGTGAGGGCAGAATCCCTGCAAGGCATCTCCTGGCTCAATTAACATCTCACAGcccctctttctttccttcaggcCAACCTAAGTGAGCAGCAGGTCTCATCCAACGCATTTATCAGGGCCCTGATGACATCCGTGTGCCATTCAGCCATCATCTGTGAGTACTGGGGGGAGGTGGAGGCCTgatgtgcccttgcagcccctCTCTCACACCTCCTCTCCTGCAGTTGAGAACCCATACCGTGTGGATGCCCTGGTCATCCGCAACCGGGCCAAGCTGCTGCAGAAGTACATGCGGGATGAGCAGAAGGAGCTTCAGGCACTGTACGCCTTGCAGGCTTTGGTGGTGAAGTTGGACCAGCCTCCAAGTGAGTGTCACGCACAGGGATGGACGATGTAGGGAGAAGGGGGTGGCAAGTGTGTTCTTGCCATCAGAAGGTGGCCGTTGGCTGGGGAATAGCAGGGTTTCCCCTTCTGTCCCATGCAGACCTGCTGCGGATGTTCTTCGATGCTCTTTATGATGAGGATGTCATCAAGGAGGAGGCCTTCTACAAGTGGGAGTCCAGCAAGGAcccagctgagcagcagggcaAAGGAGTGGCCCTGAAATCAGTGACAGCATTTTTCACCTGGCTCCGGGAAGCAGAGGACGAGTCGGACAACAACTGAGCAgctgtgaggaggaggaggaggaggaaggggggaGAGCATGGGGCACCGTGGGGTGTGactccatcccttcccagcccGCGCCCCCTGGACTTGCTCATGCCGGGGCTGAGGGACTTGCTGTGCCCCCAACAGCAtccctctctcttttattttctcctctccctcctcccccagcccccctTCTGTTGGCCAGGCCTGTACTAGTTTGTCACGATGATAATAAATGGATGCTGATGGAGGTAGCTGTCGCTGTGGGTCTGCTCCAGGCCCCTTCTGTCNNNNNNNNNNNNNNNNNNNNNNNNNNNNNNNNNNNNNNNNNNNNNNNNNNNNNNNNNNNNNNNNNNNNNNNNNNNNNNNNNNNNNNNNNNNNNNNNNNNNTTTATTTGTTACTGGGAGATGAGAAAATAAAGTATACATATACTGatggtgctgtgctgtccttGAATTCTGATCCTCTCTTCTGCGTGGAGGGCTCTTCATGCCCTGTAAGTGCTCTGATAGCTTCACAGTTACTCTGGTGCTGCAATAGAATGGCTCTGTGATACGGAGGGGGGCACCGGGGAAAAttctggggaagaggaaaacCCTGTCCTACTTCCAAACCAGCAGGGTTGGTGTCCTGAGTGGGGCCCTAGTTCTGGAGAACTACCCTGGCCTGGGTACCCCGTGGTGGGGTGGGTACCTGTGCTCTCGAGGATGGCAGGGCGCCGCTGGCTGTCCCAGCAGGCCCTGGCCGCGTCCCAGCCCTCGCTGTCCCCGCGTCCCCCGGTGCCTGCTGCCAGCCGGNNNNNNNNNNNNNNNNNNNNNNNNNNNNNNNNNNNNNNNNNNNNNNNNNNNNNNNNNNNNNNNNNNNNNNNNNNNNNNNNNNNNNNNNNNNNNNNNNNNNgtctccctcctctcctccctcttcttcctcctcccgCCTCCTTGCTGAAATATAGagagattatatatatataaacttatTAAATTTGGGTTGGGGACAGGAGTGTGATTTCTCCCCCTCCCCTGTCCTCTCTCTATTCCCCCATCACTGCCTGGAGTCCTCCCTatggttttttattttaaatataaatcatTCCCCCCCAGCTCGTGCTTTGACACCTGGGGAGGATGCCGGGGGAGGGGGAGCGGGGGGGAAATGTGTGACCCTTTCTCTCTGGGCCAGGCTGAGTCCCCATCCTCCTCCTAAAGCCCCCATCCTCCCAACCCCAAACGTTTAAGGCCACAATTGGGCAGAGCAACGGGGCGGCCCCGCATCCGCGTCCCCTGTATTTATAGAGCACCGGATGTGACGAGCTGCACGTGTAATTATTAAAACAAGGATTCAATAACTGGTCACGTGaatttgtaaataatttttttgcctttttttttttctttatgaagtaTTTAATTGAAGATTTAAAGGCATCTTTTCACCttaaaactggaaataaaagaacattGCTAAATAATGCCCCGTGTGCCGCTGTTGCCGCCTGGCCCTATGTATGCCCCCTGTCCTTTGTCCCTTGCCCCTGGGCTGGCATGGGGATGCCCCAGGGAGAGCCACCCCGAGGCAGATGGTAGGTACCTCCCtcctggggctgggagggaggcATGGAGTGCTCAGCACTCTAGGGTTGGATGTTCCTCCATGTCCCCAGACACTGCTATTCATGGGGCACAGGGGTGGATCGGGCCTTAGCACTAACACACTGGGGACAATTTCCCCATTCCCAAGCGCCATGTATCCCTGTTGCTGTGGGCATGGAGGTGGCAGGAGCTGGAGGGGTCTGTTTGGAGCAGTTCTGTggcaggaggggaagggatACACTAGGCTGCTCCTATGCTTTCTGTCTTGGAGGATTTTCTCTCTGCACCCTTTGCAGTCTTGCAGCGGACatggaggtgaggctggatGATGGCTCTGGGATGTAGGTCACTGTGGGGTGTCCTGGGGTCGAGGTGGCCCCTGGTGTGGGGTTGGTTCTATCTGGGGCTGGTGTTGGCTATGTtgggctgctgcttgctgagtCACCCTGGCCATAGCCTGGAGGGCCCAGAATAATTAACCAAAGGCTGTTCCCCAGATTAGAGGCTGAtctggctgagctgcagccccgGCAGCGTTTAATGCTGGGAAGCATTTGGCAGGGAACGGCTGAGCAGGGCTCCTGGGAGCCGTGGC
This region includes:
- the EIF4G1 gene encoding LOW QUALITY PROTEIN: eukaryotic translation initiation factor 4 gamma 1 (The sequence of the model RefSeq protein was modified relative to this genomic sequence to represent the inferred CDS: inserted 1 base in 1 codon) — protein: MNKAPQPTGGAPTAPHPAPSPGLPQSAFPPGQTAPVIFNPTPTSQMNTPSQPRQHFYQNRAQPPASASRVQSNTTARPGPPAHVYPAASQVMMIPSQISYTPSQGAYYIPGQGRSTYVVPTQQYPVQPGAPSFYPGASPTEFGTYAGAYYPAQGVQQFPAGVPTAQVIVSQQPPIPPKRERKTIRIRDPNQGGKDITEEIMSGARTSSTPTPPQAGSGLEPQANGETPHVAVIVRPDDRPKPALVVSKPVSLEPSKSASPSPPPPLIPEVEPVVMSTVTLVPMEPPVEADTKVELGEAPPDLHQTFSAITTVPGAGELPLVPPPDMDTAAVVEEEVAEEEEEVAIPLLEPTLQAPALPEVPLVPAAPLMPAVPPVPAAPSPPLVVPPVPEALAKPASPSPPPPQEEPCSEPVAEPSAEANGVLEEVPEPLPEAPMCQPVPVSEPAPVPAPAPTLDSPIAQPEELPLPNGMEGSSKVEPSEEQPESDISPISEPEEPAQPGTPTSPPAEEEEEESEGPAEAQERSSSPAPAPSQTLEATVQVAVSVPKXKRRMKELNKKEAVGDLLDAFKEISDSASEVENKPPPSTPARETEDTAPARPQEESEETWEEKEDKLAPEKGKAGDQKYRYKEEQWKPLNPEEKKRYDREFLLGFQFIFASMQKPEGLPQITDVVLDKANKTPLRALDPIRLSGMNCSPDFTPSFANLGRPVMGNRGLPSGLGPRRSQQTQRKEPRKIIATVSLNEDVKLNKAEKAWKPSSKRASEEEDPENIKTQELLRRVRSILNKLTPQMFQQLMKQVMELSIDTEERLKGVIDLVFEKAISEPNFSVAYANMCRCLMGLKVPTTDKPTVTVNFRKLLLNRCQKEFEKDKDDDEIFEKRQKEMDDASAPEEKARMKDELEEARDKARRRSLGNIKFIGELFKLKMLTEAIMHDCVVKLLKNHDEESLECLCRLLTTIGKDLDFEKAKPRMDQYFNQMEKIIKEKKTSSRIRFMLQDVIDLRRNSWVPRRGDQGPKTIDQIHKEAEMEEHREHIKVQQLMSKDKRRGPPGPSISGGRSSLVADDGWNTVPISKGNRPIDTTRLTKITKPGLIDSNNQLFAPGGRLSWGKGSSGGSGAKPADSASDSGRPATSTLNRFSALQQSTPAESPESRRVVQRSSSSRDRSEKAGDRGDRESRSEKSSDRLERPDRGERGERNRSAVTKRSFSKETEDRSREREKQSGPEAVRKTASMSEERDRSRETIKQEPAPLAASPKPMLSEEELEKKSKAIIEEYLHINDMKEALQCVQELGSPSLLYVFVRNGIESTLERSTISREHMGVLLCHLVKAGTLSKEQYYKGLREILEIAEDMEIDIPHIWLYLAELITPILQEEGIPMEELFREITKPLLPLGKATTLLVEVLGLLCKGMSQKTAGKLWRDGGLSWKEFLPEDQDVNKFVTEQKLEYTMGDSSDTPSCKELTSEELCKQMDKLLKENSNNQRIYDWIEANLSEQQVSSNAFIRALMTSVCHSAIIFENPYRVDALVIRNRAKLLQKYMRDEQKELQALYALQALVVKLDQPPNLLRMFFDALYDEDVIKEEAFYKWESSKDPAEQQGKGVALKSVTAFFTWLREAEDESDNN